In Sphingomonas phyllosphaerae 5.2, the following are encoded in one genomic region:
- a CDS encoding glycoside hydrolase family 55 protein codes for MSLDPDRRQLLRATIGTTAVLPVTLTARDTARTIRNEGLSARDLGARFDGRSDDAAALQRGIDEAARTGRPLVLPSGTAGLSRPLDLKGRHVAILGDPAGHTVLRAVGSLTCLIDAQEAHEVIDSALYLFGLTLDGAGKTAAGINLRYRHRTFLDTLTVGGCMIGIDERDAWLARRINCRVRGNATGWRLRGANHSSVWIGCSFSDARDVHLDIGVDGTAQDGNDALLFQACDVEYGTGDGIRVASGATATFDTCYLGEAIGGDVLRTAGTVLVRGGVLFVGYGTKARGIVPLGGRTTVTDASVRGQEQGTLDRLAGCDVPGASGRVVFREIDMQLKVGGDPLLHGDILGTLPMRVLAPLHGRNWQASANDTEIIDDAIGDTRSTCCRAATGPNPLIGLAASLHGQAEARRDGPAYVVIVYAATRPVELKFSGGAIGRMPERLVGLLPATRAPATYVKVDVPVEFARFSTVELIMPGARPGDVLTLHHATIADAAVLEPAPLANLARAR; via the coding sequence ATGTCCCTCGACCCCGATCGCCGCCAACTCCTGCGTGCGACAATCGGCACGACGGCGGTGCTGCCCGTGACGTTGACGGCGCGTGACACCGCCCGCACTATTCGGAACGAGGGGCTGTCCGCGCGCGACCTTGGCGCAAGGTTCGACGGACGCAGCGACGATGCGGCGGCTCTCCAGCGTGGGATCGATGAGGCGGCTCGGACGGGGCGTCCATTGGTGCTGCCTTCAGGCACCGCCGGACTGAGCCGCCCATTGGATTTGAAGGGGCGACACGTTGCCATTTTGGGCGATCCAGCCGGGCATACCGTCCTGCGCGCCGTGGGCTCGTTGACCTGTCTGATTGATGCGCAGGAAGCGCATGAGGTGATCGACAGTGCGCTCTACCTGTTCGGGCTGACTCTGGACGGGGCAGGCAAGACGGCGGCGGGGATCAACCTGCGCTATCGACACCGAACCTTCTTGGATACGCTGACAGTCGGCGGCTGTATGATTGGGATAGATGAGCGGGACGCTTGGCTGGCACGACGCATTAATTGCCGCGTACGCGGCAACGCTACCGGCTGGCGGCTGCGCGGGGCGAACCACAGTAGCGTGTGGATCGGCTGCAGCTTTAGCGACGCGCGCGACGTGCATCTTGACATCGGCGTGGATGGTACCGCGCAGGACGGCAATGACGCGCTGCTCTTCCAAGCGTGCGACGTCGAGTACGGTACCGGCGACGGTATCCGCGTCGCGTCAGGCGCGACCGCGACGTTCGATACCTGCTACCTGGGCGAGGCGATCGGCGGTGATGTGTTGCGCACAGCCGGAACGGTGCTGGTACGCGGCGGCGTACTGTTCGTCGGGTATGGCACCAAGGCACGTGGCATCGTGCCGCTGGGCGGGCGCACGACTGTGACGGACGCGTCGGTTCGTGGTCAGGAGCAGGGCACGCTCGATCGGCTGGCGGGATGTGACGTGCCCGGCGCATCGGGACGCGTGGTGTTCCGTGAAATTGACATGCAACTGAAGGTCGGGGGCGATCCGCTGTTGCACGGCGACATTCTGGGGACCCTGCCGATGCGCGTGCTGGCCCCGCTACACGGGCGCAACTGGCAGGCGAGCGCGAACGATACGGAGATCATCGACGACGCAATAGGCGACACGCGCAGCACGTGCTGTCGCGCGGCGACGGGCCCAAACCCGCTGATCGGACTAGCCGCATCGCTGCACGGGCAGGCAGAGGCGCGACGCGACGGCCCGGCCTATGTCGTGATCGTCTATGCCGCGACGCGCCCGGTCGAGCTGAAATTCTCGGGAGGTGCGATCGGGCGCATGCCCGAACGGCTGGTCGGGTTGCTGCCTGCGACGCGTGCACCGGCTACCTATGTGAAGGTTGACGTGCCGGTCGAGTTTGCGCGCTTTTCAACGGTCGAACTCATTATGCCAGGTGCGCGGCCTGGCGACGTGCTGACGCTCCACCACGCGACGATCGCCGACGCGGCGGTGCTCGAACCCGCCCCGCTTGCAAACCTTGCTCGCGCTCGGTGA
- a CDS encoding glycosyltransferase family 2 protein: MSSAPTLTVLIPTRDRSQTLGSTIQSCLAQDYPHLRIVVSDNCSTDGTADMVAAIDDPRLRYVRTPRRLSMTGNFEFSLSQVESGYLMHLGDDDGLVLGAASQVAGIIQETGAEAVNSAHAVYHWPNSLYTGYRNRLILPVRRGYRRVKGLDAAADVIAFRRGYPYLPSTYSGFVMKAVIDRVAAGASYYSSITPDSYAGFVNAGVIDTFVYSERPFAIAGLSGRSNGGSNVNSGDPGEAQRYLVENDLPTHPDITYCPKSIPLVVAEAFLQARDRVPRLRNLPFDIRLLCRVAMRDVGEENYATVRNAVVETADRHGLRLAVPQSPTLTQRIDREADRLRVRIRRVREGYRRVDVTRYGVDDVDGAGRLAYDLLSS, encoded by the coding sequence ATGTCATCCGCCCCGACGCTCACGGTGCTGATCCCTACCCGTGACCGCTCTCAAACACTGGGCAGCACCATCCAGTCCTGTCTCGCGCAGGACTATCCGCACCTAAGGATCGTCGTGAGCGACAACTGCAGCACCGACGGGACAGCCGACATGGTGGCGGCGATTGACGATCCGCGGCTGCGCTATGTCCGCACCCCGCGCCGACTAAGCATGACGGGCAATTTCGAGTTCAGTCTCTCGCAGGTTGAGAGCGGGTATCTGATGCACCTAGGTGACGATGACGGCTTGGTCCTCGGCGCCGCGTCACAGGTTGCGGGCATCATTCAGGAAACGGGAGCGGAGGCGGTCAATTCGGCCCACGCCGTGTATCATTGGCCAAACAGTCTTTACACAGGATATCGCAATCGTCTGATCCTGCCTGTCAGACGCGGTTATCGCCGGGTGAAGGGATTGGATGCAGCGGCGGATGTAATCGCGTTCCGGCGCGGATACCCTTATCTACCCAGCACTTATTCGGGATTTGTCATGAAGGCGGTGATCGATCGCGTGGCGGCAGGCGCGAGCTATTACTCGTCCATCACGCCCGATTCTTACGCCGGTTTCGTCAACGCCGGAGTCATAGACACCTTCGTTTATTCCGAGCGGCCGTTCGCCATTGCGGGGTTATCGGGGCGAAGCAATGGAGGGTCCAATGTGAACAGCGGTGACCCCGGCGAGGCGCAACGGTACTTGGTCGAGAACGACCTGCCGACCCATCCAGACATCACCTACTGCCCCAAGTCGATCCCGCTTGTCGTGGCGGAAGCCTTTCTGCAAGCGCGAGATCGCGTGCCGCGTCTTCGCAACCTCCCGTTCGACATACGGCTTTTGTGCCGCGTCGCTATGCGCGACGTGGGCGAGGAGAATTACGCAACGGTGCGCAATGCCGTGGTCGAGACCGCGGATCGTCATGGCCTCCGCCTGGCCGTTCCGCAATCACCGACGCTGACGCAGAGGATTGATCGAGAGGCGGACCGCCTCCGAGTGCGTATACGTCGCGTGCGCGAAGGTTATCGACGCGTTGATGTGACTCGATATGGCGTTGACGACGTCGATGGCGCGGGCCGCCTGGCGTACGATTTGCTGAGTTCGTAA
- a CDS encoding glycosyltransferase: MSHPTRVLQLAKHFDPDTGGIETITFNIAEMLIRHNIRADVLCTEVKGPYIERERDYRVIRCKADLSFGNKRLSRRYLQLGRRLEADYDCALVHLPNPLAVLAALSWRKPVILIWHADIPQAMIRWATAPVDNRLLARAAAVIGPTPIHLECSRRAKAIRNGVVIPFPFNRTLIPVATGHTAFADTLRRFRRGRAMSISIGRLVPYKGFDVLVEAARGFDEELCSLIVGSGPLEDELRRRIETAGVKDRVLLAGGLTPAELADAFAQAKLGVMPSITAAEMYGIAQVESMAAGLPMVSTNLKRSGVPFVNKDGETGLIVEPGDPKALLLAMRRLVADDALWQRLSAGALRSIERDHEMASVGERYAHLIRSVSCS; this comes from the coding sequence ATGTCCCATCCGACCCGTGTGCTACAACTGGCCAAGCATTTCGATCCTGACACCGGCGGAATCGAGACAATTACCTTCAACATCGCCGAGATGCTGATACGGCATAATATCCGCGCCGACGTCCTGTGCACGGAGGTCAAGGGCCCGTATATCGAGCGCGAACGCGATTATCGAGTGATCCGTTGCAAAGCCGATCTGTCGTTCGGCAACAAGCGGCTGTCCCGGCGCTACCTCCAACTGGGCCGCCGGCTCGAAGCGGATTACGACTGCGCCTTAGTCCATTTGCCTAATCCCTTAGCGGTGCTGGCGGCGCTCAGTTGGCGCAAACCGGTGATCCTCATCTGGCATGCTGACATTCCGCAGGCCATGATACGCTGGGCCACAGCGCCGGTCGACAACCGCCTGCTGGCCCGCGCGGCCGCGGTGATCGGACCGACGCCGATTCATCTCGAATGCTCGCGCCGGGCCAAGGCCATCCGCAACGGTGTTGTCATTCCTTTCCCGTTCAACCGGACCTTGATCCCCGTCGCGACCGGACACACAGCCTTTGCCGACACGCTCAGGCGCTTTCGCCGCGGTCGTGCGATGTCAATCTCGATTGGACGACTGGTCCCCTACAAAGGCTTCGACGTTCTGGTCGAGGCCGCTCGCGGCTTCGACGAAGAGCTTTGCTCGCTAATCGTCGGCTCGGGGCCGCTTGAGGATGAGCTAAGGCGCCGGATTGAAACGGCAGGGGTCAAAGATCGCGTTCTGCTCGCGGGCGGCTTGACACCCGCCGAACTCGCGGATGCGTTCGCTCAAGCGAAGCTGGGGGTTATGCCGTCGATCACGGCGGCGGAGATGTATGGCATCGCGCAGGTAGAGAGCATGGCCGCGGGACTGCCGATGGTGTCCACCAATCTGAAGCGATCCGGCGTTCCCTTCGTGAACAAAGACGGCGAGACCGGACTTATCGTGGAACCTGGCGACCCGAAAGCACTGCTCCTTGCCATGCGACGGCTCGTCGCCGACGATGCGCTCTGGCAACGCCTATCCGCAGGCGCACTCCGCTCGATCGAGCGCGATCATGAGATGGCCTCAGTGGGAGAACGCTATGCGCATCTTATCAGAAGCGTGTCCTGTTCCTGA
- a CDS encoding sugar transferase: protein MAEQILRRHVSWQRLRWNLLGAILCSATPYVVRLMTNPLNDDAGLLNITLMGTLLASLLGVFLLRSLSNYPGVQGSVYIVPSFFSSYSLGFVIFLLGRFSYSRSVFITSFILCVAWFYIAYFRAQRRAGLVIGIIPIGNAVKLTEIERIEWRILNTPNDDASDLSAIAADLRADLPDEWERRLTDCALTGLPVYHSKHLLESLTGKVELEHLSENSFGSLVPVSAYMTAKHLIDWAAAAAALLILSPALLSIALAIRLDSPGPAIFRQRRIGYQGVPFTVYKFRSMTITRNTKDDARSHAMTQSNDQRVTRIGRFLRPSRVDELPQLLNVLKREMSWIGPRPEAVVLSRWYEAEIPFYRYRHIVRPGITGWAQVNQGHVAEVEDVRHKLHYDFYYIRHFSPWLDILIVARTIRTMLTGFGAR, encoded by the coding sequence GTGGCCGAACAAATCTTGCGCCGACATGTCAGCTGGCAGCGGTTACGATGGAACCTTCTGGGCGCGATACTATGTTCGGCAACGCCCTATGTCGTCCGGCTGATGACTAATCCGCTCAATGATGACGCGGGATTACTAAACATCACCTTAATGGGTACGTTGCTCGCGTCTTTGCTCGGGGTGTTCCTGTTGCGCAGTCTTAGCAATTATCCCGGCGTGCAAGGCAGCGTATATATCGTGCCCTCATTTTTTTCGAGCTATAGTCTGGGATTCGTAATCTTCCTATTAGGCCGCTTCTCTTATTCTCGCTCGGTATTTATCACCAGCTTCATTTTGTGTGTTGCATGGTTCTACATCGCTTATTTCCGGGCGCAACGCCGTGCCGGATTAGTAATCGGAATTATTCCAATCGGCAATGCCGTGAAACTAACCGAGATCGAACGGATCGAATGGCGTATATTGAACACGCCGAACGACGATGCGTCTGACCTCTCGGCGATCGCGGCGGACTTGCGCGCTGATCTACCCGACGAGTGGGAACGCCGCCTTACTGATTGTGCGCTGACCGGGCTACCAGTCTATCACAGCAAACATCTACTTGAATCACTGACCGGGAAAGTCGAACTAGAGCATCTGTCCGAAAACAGCTTCGGAAGCTTGGTGCCGGTATCGGCATATATGACGGCAAAGCACTTGATTGACTGGGCAGCGGCGGCAGCCGCGCTGCTAATCCTGTCGCCGGCACTACTGTCGATTGCGTTGGCAATCCGGCTCGATTCTCCGGGACCCGCTATCTTCCGACAACGCCGTATCGGTTATCAGGGCGTGCCGTTCACGGTCTACAAGTTCCGCTCAATGACCATTACGCGTAACACGAAAGATGATGCGCGCAGCCATGCGATGACGCAATCGAACGATCAGCGCGTGACAAGGATCGGGCGCTTCCTGCGTCCCTCGCGCGTCGACGAATTGCCGCAATTGTTGAACGTGCTCAAGCGTGAGATGAGCTGGATCGGTCCACGTCCGGAGGCGGTGGTACTATCGCGCTGGTACGAGGCGGAAATCCCCTTCTATCGCTATCGTCACATTGTGCGGCCGGGGATCACGGGCTGGGCGCAGGTCAATCAAGGCCATGTCGCCGAAGTGGAGGACGTGCGCCACAAGCTGCACTACGACTTTTACTACATCCGTCATTTCTCGCCGTGGCTCGACATCCTGATCGTGGCACGCACCATCCGTACGATGCTAACCGGCTTCGGTGCGCGCTGA
- a CDS encoding IS630 family transposase (programmed frameshift), whose protein sequence is MSKPYSMDLRERVVRAVIADGMSCHAAASRFGVAPSSAIKWVRRFRDTGSAAPSRMGGRRSNILSGATRDWLLERMTRDFTLRGLVAELAGRDVKVDYVQVWRFAHVEGLSFKKSVLPAEQLRPAIARRRAQWKKYQGRLDPARLVFIDETWVKTNMAPLRGWAPVGQRLHAKVPYGHWRTMTFLAALRCDRIDAPCVLDQPVNAQSFTDYIEQCLVPTLSPGDVVIMDNLSSHKKPAIRNAIRAVGARLLFLPPYSPDLNPIEQVFAKLKHLMRKAAERSHEATWRRVGTLLDAFSPAERRNYLGV, encoded by the exons ATGTCAAAGCCGTATTCGATGGACCTGCGGGAACGGGTGGTCAGGGCGGTAATCGCCGATGGCATGTCGTGCCACGCGGCTGCTTCACGCTTCGGGGTGGCGCCGAGTTCGGCGATCAAATGGGTGCGGCGCTTTCGCGATACGGGCAGCGCCGCGCCGAGCCGGATGGGTGGTCGCCGATCCAACATCCTGTCCGGCGCGACACGTGACTGGCTGCTGGAGCGGATGACCCGCGACTTCACCTTGCGTGGACTGGTAGCGGAGTTGGCGGGCCGCGACGTGAAGGTCGACTATGTTCAGGTCTGGCGGTTCGCCCATGTCGAGGGGCTGAGCTTC AAAAAAAGCGTGCTGCCCGCCGAACAACTCCGTCCCGCAATTGCCCGGCGTCGCGCGCAGTGGAAGAAATACCAGGGTCGGCTTGATCCGGCGCGTCTCGTCTTCATCGATGAGACGTGGGTGAAGACGAACATGGCCCCCTTGCGCGGTTGGGCACCGGTCGGCCAGCGGCTCCATGCCAAGGTGCCCTACGGCCACTGGCGCACGATGACGTTCCTGGCGGCGCTGCGCTGCGACCGGATCGACGCGCCGTGCGTGCTGGACCAGCCGGTCAACGCGCAAAGCTTCACCGACTATATCGAGCAGTGCCTCGTGCCGACGCTGTCGCCCGGCGACGTCGTCATCATGGACAACCTCTCCAGCCACAAGAAACCCGCCATCCGCAACGCTATCCGTGCGGTCGGTGCCAGGCTGCTGTTCCTGCCGCCCTACAGCCCGGACCTGAACCCGATCGAGCAGGTCTTCGCCAAGCTCAAGCACCTCATGCGCAAGGCCGCCGAGCGATCCCACGAGGCAACATGGAGACGCGTCGGCACGCTTCTCGATGCCTTCTCCCCCGCAGAACGCCGCAACTACCTAGGTGTTTAG
- a CDS encoding DUF4214 domain-containing protein, whose translation MQTLLALGEEVRDCPLWFGTAIDSGHARGAGNDTLTGGADDYRIDGGSGIDTAVFVGLWRQSALMRDGAGERDRHWPRRNGHADERRAVRIQRRPFRLQRRECVAQIMRRTMPCRATTNDIEFDLYLDMSDDRGGTMAGVAGNLIGSGEFLGAAGEFENVSFVDYLYRNNLGRAPDSGGRAFILY comes from the coding sequence TTGCAAACCTTGCTCGCGCTCGGTGAGGAAGTGCGCGATTGTCCCCTTTGGTTCGGGACAGCGATTGACAGCGGGCATGCCCGCGGGGCCGGGAACGACACGCTGACCGGCGGCGCGGACGATTACCGGATTGATGGCGGCAGCGGCATCGACACCGCTGTCTTCGTCGGGCTGTGGCGTCAATCCGCGCTGATGCGCGACGGCGCAGGGGAGCGTGACCGTCATTGGCCCCGACGGAACGGACATGCTGACGAACGTCGAGCGGTTCGCATTCAACGACGGCCATTCCGTCTTCAACGCCGAGAGTGCGTTGCGCAGATCATGCGCCGTACAATGCCGTGCCGCGCCACAACGAATGACATTGAATTCGACCTCTACCTCGATATGTCCGACGATCGCGGCGGCACCATGGCCGGCGTCGCAGGCAATCTAATCGGATCGGGCGAGTTCCTAGGCGCGGCCGGCGAGTTCGAGAACGTCAGCTTCGTCGATTACCTGTATCGGAACAACCTCGGCAGGGCGCCCGACAGCGGAGGTCGCGCTTTCATTTTATATTGA